A single window of Chloracidobacterium sp. DNA harbors:
- a CDS encoding N-acetyltransferase yields MNNEPGISMRPVTPDDREFLLSVYAASREAELEMLPWDDALKRGFVEHQFGAQSAHYLEKYPLGTHDILLVDGVPCGRLYVDRGESEIAILDIIVLPEFQRRGIGTTVVEGLKAEAGKRSVRVYIEKFNPSQKLFSELGFKPETTDADAIHILFRWQNAGGQ; encoded by the coding sequence ATGAATAATGAACCGGGAATCTCGATGCGGCCGGTAACGCCGGATGACCGCGAGTTTTTGCTTAGCGTTTACGCGGCATCGCGTGAGGCCGAGTTAGAAATGTTGCCTTGGGATGATGCGTTGAAACGCGGCTTCGTTGAACATCAATTCGGAGCCCAGTCGGCGCATTATCTTGAAAAATATCCGTTGGGGACACACGATATTTTGCTGGTGGATGGCGTGCCGTGCGGGCGGCTTTATGTCGACCGCGGCGAGAGCGAGATCGCGATACTCGATATCATCGTCCTACCCGAATTTCAACGCCGCGGTATCGGCACAACCGTCGTCGAGGGCCTCAAGGCCGAGGCCGGCAAACGCTCGGTCCGCGTCTACATAGAGAAGTTTAACCCGTCACAGAAATTGTTTTCCGAGCTGGGGTTTAAGCCCGAAACGACCGACGCAGACGCGATCCACATCCTATTTCGATGGCAAAACGCCGGCGGTCAGTAG